One Rubripirellula amarantea DNA segment encodes these proteins:
- the acs gene encoding acetate--CoA ligase, with amino-acid sequence MPDASGSASSSSSQIDHVLIEDRKFPPPSEFTAQAVISSEAQYQELYDQAANNRDGFWDAQAKENLHWFKPYDKVCEFEAPNAKWFVGGQTNASYNCLDRNIDAGIGDRAAIIWEGEPGDTRTLTYRELRTEVCKCAEAMIELGIGTGDVVSIYMPMTPELAITMLACARIGAVHSVIFAGFSAESIADRNNDAGAKLVITSDGLYRRGKVLPLKATVDEALAKSPTVKHCLVLKRIGNDDVPMKTGRDVWWHDVVDSQPGTLPATPLDSEASLFILYTSGSTGKPKGIRHTTAGYNLWAKKTFQWVFDHRDDDVYWCTADCGWITGHSYVVYGPMSAGATCLMYEGAPNHPAEDRFWDLVEKYKVSILYTAPTAIRAFIKWGDEHVEKHDLSSLRLLGSVGEGINPEAWMWYHEKIGGKKCPIVDTWWQTETGGIMMSPLPGITATKPGSCTKPLPGVIPKIVDETGKPVEDNHGGMLCIAEPWPGMLRGIWGDDDRFVEQYWATVPGMYLTGDNARQDEDGYYWIMGRIDDVINVSGHRLSTIEVESALVSHPAVCEAAVVGRHDDLKGQAIAAFVTIRDAQPDEALRKELKLHVRKQIGALAQPDDIRFTATLPKTRSGKIMRRLLRDVASGREIVGDTSTLEDLSSLAKLNDED; translated from the coding sequence ATGCCTGACGCTTCCGGTTCCGCTTCCTCTTCTTCAAGCCAAATCGATCACGTCCTCATCGAAGATCGGAAATTTCCGCCGCCCTCAGAATTCACCGCACAGGCCGTCATCAGCAGTGAAGCGCAATATCAAGAACTTTACGACCAAGCGGCCAATAACCGCGATGGTTTTTGGGACGCTCAAGCAAAAGAGAACCTGCATTGGTTTAAACCTTACGACAAGGTTTGCGAATTCGAAGCACCGAACGCCAAGTGGTTTGTTGGTGGCCAAACGAACGCATCGTACAATTGTCTCGATCGCAATATCGATGCTGGCATCGGAGATCGAGCCGCCATCATTTGGGAAGGCGAACCAGGCGATACCCGGACATTGACCTACCGCGAACTGCGTACCGAAGTTTGCAAGTGCGCCGAAGCGATGATCGAGTTGGGCATTGGAACGGGAGACGTCGTCAGCATCTACATGCCGATGACGCCTGAATTGGCGATCACCATGCTCGCTTGCGCACGCATCGGTGCCGTTCACTCAGTCATCTTCGCTGGATTCAGTGCGGAATCCATTGCCGATCGCAACAACGACGCCGGCGCTAAACTCGTGATCACGTCGGATGGACTCTATCGTCGCGGCAAAGTCTTGCCACTTAAAGCGACCGTCGATGAAGCGCTCGCCAAGTCGCCCACCGTTAAACACTGTCTCGTGCTCAAGCGAATCGGCAACGATGACGTTCCGATGAAAACCGGTCGTGATGTCTGGTGGCATGACGTCGTTGACTCCCAACCGGGAACACTGCCCGCGACACCGCTCGACAGCGAAGCGAGTTTGTTCATCCTGTACACATCAGGCAGTACCGGCAAGCCGAAGGGCATTCGTCACACGACCGCTGGGTACAATCTGTGGGCCAAGAAAACGTTTCAATGGGTCTTTGATCACCGCGACGACGACGTGTATTGGTGTACTGCGGATTGTGGCTGGATCACCGGTCATTCGTATGTCGTCTATGGCCCTATGTCGGCGGGCGCAACTTGCCTGATGTACGAAGGCGCGCCCAATCATCCTGCCGAAGATCGGTTTTGGGACTTAGTCGAAAAGTACAAAGTCTCGATTCTTTACACCGCTCCCACAGCCATCCGGGCGTTCATTAAATGGGGTGATGAACATGTTGAAAAACATGATTTGTCGAGCCTGCGGTTGCTCGGTAGCGTGGGCGAAGGCATCAATCCAGAGGCGTGGATGTGGTATCACGAAAAGATTGGTGGCAAGAAATGTCCCATTGTTGATACGTGGTGGCAAACGGAAACCGGTGGCATCATGATGAGCCCACTGCCTGGGATCACAGCTACCAAACCAGGCTCTTGCACCAAACCGCTGCCTGGGGTCATCCCCAAGATTGTCGATGAAACCGGCAAACCGGTTGAAGACAACCATGGCGGCATGCTTTGCATTGCCGAGCCTTGGCCGGGCATGTTGCGAGGTATCTGGGGCGACGACGATCGCTTTGTCGAACAGTATTGGGCAACCGTTCCCGGCATGTACTTGACCGGCGACAATGCTCGACAAGACGAGGACGGATACTATTGGATCATGGGACGAATTGATGACGTGATCAATGTGTCGGGGCATAGGCTCAGCACGATCGAAGTCGAAAGCGCCTTGGTCAGCCACCCTGCTGTGTGCGAAGCCGCCGTTGTCGGTCGTCACGATGACTTGAAGGGCCAAGCGATTGCAGCCTTCGTTACCATCCGCGACGCCCAGCCCGATGAAGCACTGCGGAAGGAGTTAAAGTTGCATGTGCGAAAGCAGATCGGTGCACTCGCTCAACCGGACGACATTCGATTCACGGCGACGTTACCCAAAACGCGAAGCGGTAAGATTATGCGTCGCTTGCTTCGTGATGTAGCATCGGGCCGCGAAATTGTCGGTGACACTTCCACCCTGGAAGACCTGTCATCACTCGCCAAGCTCAATGACGAAGATTGA
- the speA gene encoding biosynthetic arginine decarboxylase — translation MKQALADRWTIKDSAAEYGIDRWGDDYFSISDNGTVLVSPGRDAQSSIDLKSLVDSLTDRGIELPILLRFNGILRDRLHRLNDCFAQAISDHQYENRYRCVFPIKVNQQRDVVQQIVTAGSKLGFGIEAGSKPELLAAVAMSDVSVPIICNGFKDEEFIRLAMMAQRLGRTVLPVIEKATELDLILRVASEVGVRPTFGMRVKLATRGSGRWQASGGYRSKFGLTVAEVLASLDRLIEMDLADCFELLHFHVGSQIGNIRQLKSAILEAARIYADLKLRGAGLQYLDVGGGLGVDYDGTKSDTESSMNYSMQEYANDVVYHVQTVCNEAEVPHPQLISESGRAVAAQHSVLVMETLGVTSQGKPVIPEWAEDGGQSSGSNEPEGPPEEYEQPVHDLWTAYSSLELSNVMESFHDAQVSLDLCMNLFSGGYLPLEQRVAAENLYFALCHRIREISENQNGISSELNHLDRMLSDIYFVNFSLFQSMPDAWAIDQLFPIMPIHRLAEPPTRHAVLGDITCDSDGKVDSFVGSEGRCKTLRLHPTIAGQSYQLAVFMVGAYQEILGDLHNLFGDTHAVHVECEEGMTKIRSIVKGDTVAEVLSYVQYEERELVERIQESVEDAVSNNLIDHQQAGQTVTAFEKALDGYTYLTKTTNHASTSSELNLPPRNVDAST, via the coding sequence GTGAAGCAGGCTCTGGCAGATCGTTGGACGATCAAAGACTCAGCGGCGGAATACGGCATCGATCGCTGGGGAGACGACTACTTTAGCATCTCTGACAATGGAACCGTTTTGGTTTCCCCAGGTCGTGATGCGCAATCGTCGATCGATCTTAAATCGCTGGTCGACAGTTTGACCGATCGCGGCATAGAACTACCGATCCTGTTGCGTTTCAACGGCATCCTACGCGATCGATTGCATCGTTTGAACGATTGCTTTGCCCAGGCTATTTCGGATCATCAGTACGAGAACCGATATCGATGCGTGTTCCCGATCAAGGTCAACCAGCAACGTGACGTTGTCCAGCAAATCGTGACAGCCGGTTCCAAGTTAGGTTTTGGGATCGAAGCCGGTAGCAAGCCTGAGCTACTCGCCGCCGTGGCGATGAGTGACGTGAGTGTTCCTATAATCTGCAACGGTTTCAAGGACGAGGAATTCATTCGCCTTGCGATGATGGCTCAGCGTCTTGGCCGCACGGTGCTACCGGTGATCGAAAAAGCGACCGAGCTGGATTTGATTCTGCGAGTGGCATCTGAAGTGGGTGTACGACCGACGTTCGGAATGCGAGTGAAATTAGCGACTCGCGGCAGCGGGCGTTGGCAAGCCAGTGGTGGTTACCGAAGCAAGTTTGGTTTGACCGTCGCCGAAGTGCTTGCGTCGCTTGATCGGTTGATCGAAATGGACTTGGCTGATTGTTTTGAATTGCTGCACTTCCACGTTGGCAGCCAAATCGGCAACATTCGTCAGCTTAAGTCGGCGATTTTAGAAGCCGCAAGGATTTACGCCGACCTTAAGCTCCGCGGTGCAGGACTGCAGTATCTAGACGTCGGTGGCGGACTGGGGGTCGACTACGACGGAACGAAAAGTGATACCGAATCGAGTATGAATTATTCGATGCAAGAGTATGCCAACGACGTGGTTTATCACGTGCAAACGGTATGCAACGAAGCGGAGGTTCCTCACCCGCAATTGATTTCCGAAAGTGGTCGCGCGGTCGCGGCCCAGCACAGCGTGCTGGTGATGGAGACGTTGGGTGTTACGTCCCAAGGGAAACCTGTGATTCCGGAATGGGCCGAGGATGGTGGGCAGAGTTCAGGTAGCAACGAACCGGAAGGCCCACCGGAAGAGTACGAGCAGCCGGTCCATGATTTGTGGACTGCTTACAGTTCGCTTGAACTGTCGAATGTCATGGAATCGTTTCACGATGCCCAGGTTTCATTGGACCTTTGCATGAACTTGTTCAGCGGTGGCTACTTGCCACTCGAGCAACGAGTTGCGGCCGAGAACCTGTACTTTGCCTTGTGTCACCGAATCCGTGAAATCTCGGAAAACCAAAACGGTATATCGTCGGAATTGAACCACCTCGATCGGATGTTGTCCGATATCTACTTCGTTAACTTTTCGCTGTTCCAATCGATGCCCGATGCGTGGGCGATTGATCAATTGTTTCCCATCATGCCGATCCACCGACTGGCTGAACCGCCGACCCGGCACGCGGTCCTGGGCGACATCACTTGCGATAGCGACGGCAAAGTGGATTCATTTGTCGGTAGCGAAGGGCGCTGCAAAACGCTTCGGCTGCATCCTACGATCGCTGGTCAGTCGTACCAGCTAGCGGTTTTCATGGTGGGAGCGTACCAAGAGATTCTGGGTGATCTGCACAACCTTTTCGGTGACACTCATGCAGTGCACGTTGAATGCGAAGAGGGCATGACCAAGATCCGCTCGATTGTCAAAGGCGATACGGTGGCGGAAGTTCTGTCTTACGTGCAATACGAAGAACGCGAGCTCGTCGAGCGTATTCAAGAATCGGTCGAAGACGCAGTGTCTAACAATTTGATCGATCACCAACAGGCTGGCCAAACCGTTACCGCTTTTGAAAAGGCGTTAGACGGTTACACGTACCTGACCAAGACAACGAATCACGCAAGCACGTCGTCGGAATTGAACCTTCCCCCTCGAAACGTCGACGCCTCCACTTAG
- a CDS encoding AAA family ATPase gives MERVVLGKPDIVQLLVTSLLAGEHVLLEDVPGVGKTLAAKALAQSIQGSFSRLQFTPDLLPSDITGSMLYRSDTREFEFSPGPIFANVILADEINRAPPRTQSALLEAMSEGRVSIDGTTHPLPKPFIVVATQNPFEFEGTYSLPESQLDRFLLRTSIGYPARDIEREVLRSHRMGEPVDQLQAVAPVDRILAAQAMVRNVRFDDSLADYLLDIVEATRAHDGFQVGVSTRGALSFYRGCQARAITESRDFVTPDDIKALAVPSLSHRVLPEGIFQGASRVAVETQLSDLLQQIPVPV, from the coding sequence ATCGAGCGAGTCGTCTTAGGCAAACCGGATATTGTTCAACTGCTGGTCACGTCATTGTTGGCCGGAGAACACGTCTTGCTCGAAGACGTTCCAGGGGTTGGTAAGACACTCGCTGCGAAGGCGTTAGCACAAAGTATCCAAGGCTCTTTTTCGCGATTGCAGTTCACACCTGACTTGTTGCCTTCGGATATCACGGGCAGCATGCTTTATCGCTCGGACACGCGCGAGTTCGAGTTCAGCCCTGGTCCTATTTTCGCCAACGTGATCTTGGCGGACGAAATCAACCGCGCTCCACCTCGCACTCAATCCGCGTTGCTCGAAGCGATGAGCGAAGGCCGGGTTTCGATCGATGGAACGACTCACCCGTTGCCGAAACCCTTCATCGTGGTTGCAACGCAAAATCCTTTTGAATTCGAAGGCACCTATTCGTTGCCCGAAAGTCAACTGGATCGATTCTTGCTACGAACGTCCATCGGATATCCGGCTCGCGATATCGAACGAGAAGTTTTGAGGTCGCATCGTATGGGCGAACCCGTCGATCAACTGCAAGCCGTCGCTCCCGTGGATCGAATTTTGGCGGCTCAAGCGATGGTGCGCAACGTCCGCTTCGATGATTCACTTGCCGACTACCTACTCGACATAGTCGAAGCCACACGTGCCCATGATGGCTTCCAAGTGGGTGTCAGTACCCGTGGTGCGTTGAGTTTCTACCGAGGTTGCCAAGCGAGAGCGATCACTGAAAGTCGCGACTTCGTGACCCCCGACGACATCAAAGCGCTCGCTGTCCCATCGCTATCTCACCGCGTTCTCCCCGAAGGTATCTTCCAAGGGGCATCGCGCGTGGCGGTGGAAACTCAACTTTCCGACTTGCTGCAACAAATACCGGTGCCGGTCTAA
- a CDS encoding class I SAM-dependent methyltransferase has translation MNAPTYQLIDFGMGRKLESLGDYRIDRPSPAADHAARHSPVDWAKVDAKFDENAKRWKFYQPWPDDLTIDCGPFKMPVRPTPYGHIGLFPEQHANWQWLAQAPGSSDSVSVSDSDQASIAESPAEADEKGNADESQQSDPLLGLNLFGYTGASTMAMVAAGLAVAHVDAAKPNVESARESAARNDWQDKPIRYLVDDAAKFAAREVRRDRRYHTIVLDPPAYGHGPAGKTWRVERDLWPLLESCFALLRPDRAKMSGKTASTRLLITGHSPDVTSEEIVRFIRSAKPLKPASLRIDADRSELETPEGRKLNAGFSVRVTLKWSKRN, from the coding sequence TTGAACGCTCCAACGTATCAACTGATCGACTTTGGGATGGGGCGAAAGCTTGAATCGCTTGGTGACTATCGCATCGATCGCCCCAGCCCTGCGGCTGATCATGCCGCTCGCCACTCACCCGTGGATTGGGCCAAAGTCGACGCCAAGTTTGACGAAAACGCAAAGCGATGGAAGTTTTACCAACCGTGGCCCGATGACCTGACGATCGACTGTGGCCCATTCAAAATGCCCGTTCGTCCCACACCGTATGGTCATATCGGGCTCTTTCCGGAACAGCACGCTAATTGGCAATGGTTAGCCCAGGCACCTGGCTCGTCCGATTCGGTGTCGGTTTCGGATTCGGATCAAGCCAGCATCGCGGAGAGCCCAGCCGAGGCTGACGAGAAGGGCAACGCTGATGAAAGTCAGCAGTCCGATCCGCTACTCGGACTAAACTTGTTTGGATACACCGGGGCCAGCACCATGGCGATGGTCGCTGCGGGGCTTGCGGTTGCTCACGTTGACGCAGCCAAACCGAATGTTGAATCCGCCCGAGAGTCTGCGGCTAGGAACGATTGGCAGGACAAACCGATTCGCTATCTGGTCGATGACGCAGCAAAATTTGCTGCTCGAGAAGTTCGTCGGGATCGCCGCTATCACACCATCGTGCTTGACCCTCCTGCTTATGGGCATGGGCCCGCAGGAAAGACTTGGCGGGTGGAACGCGATTTATGGCCATTGTTAGAAAGCTGTTTCGCGCTACTTCGTCCCGACAGGGCGAAAATGAGTGGGAAAACAGCGTCAACGCGTTTACTGATCACGGGACATTCGCCTGACGTGACATCCGAGGAAATTGTGCGATTCATTCGTTCTGCCAAGCCGCTCAAACCCGCCAGTTTGCGAATTGACGCTGACCGATCAGAATTAGAGACACCCGAGGGACGAAAACTCAACGCGGGTTTCTCCGTTCGCGTGACTTTAAAATGGTCCAAACGCAATTAG
- the larE gene encoding ATP-dependent sacrificial sulfur transferase LarE yields MPSNFPEPTVESAILASRLLDEMQRYPSPIVAFSGGVDSSVVAAAAIRVHVDAIAVTATSPSLASWQRDTASNLAREIGIEHHWIQTNEGELADYRRNDRTRCFHCKTTLYQSIQSIIKAHSNRTILSGTNKDDLGDYRPGLEAGHNAGVKTPLADLGMTKRQVRQLATHFGLSNQDLPASPCLASRIVYGVEVTPDRLSKIDAAEDWIRRHGFSDVRVRLEQNEAARVEVPHGEVQRLVELNDDHCLTKAFEQLGFADVTLDPRGLRSGNLNEALFTIDNSRSKSSTVVTHD; encoded by the coding sequence ATGCCATCGAACTTTCCTGAGCCGACTGTCGAATCCGCGATACTTGCGTCGCGTCTGCTGGATGAAATGCAACGGTACCCATCACCCATCGTTGCGTTTTCCGGTGGAGTCGACAGCAGCGTCGTTGCGGCAGCGGCTATCCGAGTTCATGTCGATGCCATTGCTGTGACAGCCACTTCGCCAAGCCTAGCGTCCTGGCAGCGTGACACTGCGAGCAACCTAGCCCGTGAGATTGGAATCGAACACCATTGGATTCAAACGAACGAGGGTGAGTTGGCAGACTATCGTCGCAATGATCGCACGCGTTGCTTTCACTGCAAGACAACGCTTTACCAGTCGATTCAATCCATCATCAAGGCACACTCAAACCGCACGATTTTATCAGGCACCAACAAAGATGATCTGGGCGACTACCGACCTGGACTCGAAGCCGGGCACAATGCGGGTGTGAAGACGCCCCTAGCCGACCTGGGAATGACCAAACGTCAGGTTCGTCAACTGGCAACTCATTTTGGTCTGTCCAACCAAGACTTGCCGGCGTCCCCCTGCTTAGCAAGCCGGATTGTTTACGGCGTTGAAGTCACGCCGGATCGGCTTTCCAAGATCGACGCCGCTGAAGACTGGATACGCCGGCATGGTTTCAGTGATGTTCGGGTTCGACTGGAACAAAACGAGGCGGCCCGTGTCGAGGTCCCGCACGGCGAGGTTCAGCGATTGGTCGAGCTGAATGATGATCACTGTTTGACAAAGGCTTTCGAACAACTTGGATTCGCGGACGTGACGTTGGACCCTCGTGGACTTCGTAGTGGAAACTTGAATGAAGCTCTGTTTACGATCGACAACTCGCGATCTAAGTCCAGCACAGTAGTTACGCATGACTGA
- a CDS encoding serine/threonine-protein kinase, with translation MTDTPDTNENDRLKSEIVGPASLVGQRLGDYQILRRLGRGGMAEVFVAKHLQLGRDVALKVLRRELARDEDYVTRFRREARAAAKLTHANIVAVFDVGSIEGWHYMAQEFVDGENLREILERNGPFSADDAIKVLVGVASALEAAAEAGITHRDIKPDNIMRSARGVIKVADFGLARVGIGTDETRADLTQAGLTLGTPRYMSPEQVQGKPVDSRSDLYSLGVTMYHLLAGEPPFTGSDPLALAVKHLHETAEPLDRARNVCDAKGNPDVPEWLIAVVDRLMAKLPDDRYQNPSELLDAVQNETSLSSLAISSPRPVAATIRLQRLADEARRGQRSRIVRRLALLAAPVAAGLITYAWFDREPAISVTDLLRPQTVTRAETVEEQYLIAATRNDEAGWQSVAQYFSDANNSANNEYRIKSQLQLARMYSAEDRSSDALKTLATLLSDPKAGLLYQVLARLEQCRILEANGDNVSLRDAKEQLRAVTSDLIASNPGAKETLRQVVPEADWLRFGIEPS, from the coding sequence ATGACTGATACGCCGGATACGAACGAGAACGATCGCCTAAAGAGTGAAATCGTTGGGCCTGCTAGTTTGGTGGGCCAACGCTTGGGTGATTATCAAATTCTGCGTCGCTTGGGACGTGGCGGCATGGCGGAAGTGTTTGTCGCAAAACACCTGCAACTTGGCCGTGATGTTGCGTTAAAAGTATTGCGCCGCGAATTGGCCCGTGACGAAGACTACGTCACTCGGTTCCGTCGCGAAGCCCGAGCTGCTGCCAAGCTCACCCACGCCAACATTGTCGCTGTCTTTGATGTCGGCAGCATCGAAGGTTGGCACTACATGGCCCAAGAATTCGTCGATGGTGAGAATCTTCGCGAAATCCTTGAACGCAATGGGCCATTCAGTGCCGACGATGCCATCAAAGTACTCGTTGGTGTCGCTTCAGCGCTCGAAGCCGCTGCCGAAGCCGGCATCACTCACCGGGATATTAAGCCTGACAACATCATGCGATCAGCACGCGGTGTGATCAAAGTCGCTGACTTCGGATTGGCAAGAGTGGGGATCGGCACCGATGAAACGCGAGCCGACTTGACCCAGGCTGGCTTGACGCTTGGAACGCCCCGGTACATGAGTCCGGAACAGGTGCAAGGAAAACCGGTCGATTCACGCAGTGACTTGTATTCGCTCGGCGTGACGATGTATCACTTGCTTGCCGGCGAGCCGCCATTTACGGGTTCTGATCCGTTGGCCCTCGCGGTCAAACATTTGCACGAAACTGCCGAGCCGCTTGATCGAGCTCGAAATGTTTGTGACGCCAAGGGCAACCCCGACGTACCGGAATGGTTGATCGCGGTGGTTGACCGCTTGATGGCCAAACTACCCGATGATCGATACCAGAATCCGTCAGAGCTACTGGACGCCGTTCAAAACGAAACGTCGTTGTCCAGCTTGGCTATCTCATCACCCCGACCCGTCGCGGCAACGATTCGATTGCAGCGACTTGCTGATGAAGCAAGGCGGGGACAACGCAGTCGAATTGTTCGACGTTTAGCGTTACTTGCCGCGCCGGTAGCGGCTGGACTTATCACCTACGCTTGGTTTGATCGAGAGCCTGCGATATCCGTAACCGACCTATTGAGACCGCAAACGGTAACGCGTGCCGAAACCGTCGAAGAACAGTATCTGATCGCTGCGACTCGCAATGACGAAGCGGGCTGGCAGAGCGTGGCTCAGTATTTCTCAGATGCGAACAATTCGGCTAACAACGAGTACCGCATCAAATCGCAACTGCAACTTGCCCGGATGTACTCCGCAGAGGACCGTTCCAGCGATGCACTGAAAACCTTGGCCACTCTGCTAAGTGATCCCAAAGCTGGCTTGCTTTACCAAGTCCTAGCTCGACTTGAACAGTGCCGGATCCTCGAAGCGAACGGCGACAACGTTTCGCTAAGGGACGCCAAGGAACAACTACGAGCGGTCACGTCCGACTTGATCGCGTCCAACCCAGGTGCCAAAGAGACGCTTCGGCAAGTGGTTCCCGAAGCCGACTGGTTGCGTTTCGGAATCGAACCGTCGTAG
- a CDS encoding DUF2513 domain-containing protein: protein MTMRRDMKLVRLVLEFVEQHGSGRFKGKIPIEGYERDAIIYHLQLLADSGYVNLGQETLLNMGPLLLTWKGCDYLDELRRGEQGGTK from the coding sequence ATGACCATGAGACGAGATATGAAATTAGTTCGGCTTGTCCTTGAGTTTGTCGAACAGCATGGCAGCGGTCGTTTCAAAGGTAAGATTCCTATTGAAGGCTACGAACGAGATGCCATCATCTACCACTTGCAGCTCTTAGCTGATTCGGGATACGTCAACTTGGGCCAAGAAACCCTCTTGAACATGGGGCCGCTGTTGCTGACATGGAAGGGTTGCGACTATCTCGATGAGTTGCGTCGCGGAGAGCAAGGCGGAACCAAGTAA
- the lepA gene encoding translation elongation factor 4: MKHIRNFCIIAHIDHGKSTLADRLIQACEGISQREFHDQMLDSMDIERERGITIKSNTVTLTYHSKSGEDYLLNLIDTPGHVDFSHEVRRSLMACDGALIIVDASQGVEAQTVANLYLALEYDLELLPVINKIDLPAADVEMAREAIDGELGLDPFQAIPVSAKTGEGIHEVLEGIVEHLPPPSGDPTAPLKALVFDAYFDKYRGVILQVRIMQGTVKPRDNIRFMHAERDYKVDELGFNQFKLNPKDKLTAGEVGYIVAGVKSVQDIEIGDTLTLVNRPADAPIPGYQPAKQVVFSSVYPMSTDEYQDLTKALEKLAINDAALTYEKDSSAALGFGFRCGFLGLLHLDVIQERLEREFDLGLVISAPSVKYILTLKDGTTLNVDNPTNWPDPSTIDSASEPYIKASILTPDEYVGSVMELCREHRSESQTMNYLSAGRVEVVSEMPLGEVLFDFYGKLKMITRGYGSFDYEPIEYRKTDIVKVDILVNKEPIDALSYLVHRDKARTRALHYCEQLAEAIPRHQFKIPIQGAIGGSVIARSTIQAVRKDVTAKCYGGDISRKKKLLEKQKKGKAKMKQFGSVTIPQKAFVSVLQTSKDKQ; this comes from the coding sequence ATGAAACATATTCGGAACTTTTGCATCATTGCGCACATCGATCATGGCAAGTCCACCCTTGCCGATCGGCTGATCCAGGCTTGTGAGGGTATTTCGCAGCGTGAATTTCACGATCAAATGCTTGATTCGATGGACATCGAGCGTGAGCGTGGGATCACCATCAAAAGCAACACCGTCACTCTTACCTACCATTCCAAGAGCGGCGAGGACTACCTGCTCAACCTGATCGACACCCCCGGTCACGTTGACTTCTCGCACGAAGTTCGCCGATCACTGATGGCGTGCGATGGTGCGTTGATCATCGTGGATGCTTCGCAGGGAGTGGAAGCGCAAACGGTTGCGAACCTCTACCTGGCGTTGGAATACGACCTCGAACTCCTTCCGGTCATCAACAAGATTGACTTGCCAGCGGCTGATGTTGAAATGGCCAGGGAAGCGATCGACGGCGAACTAGGCCTTGACCCTTTTCAAGCCATCCCGGTTTCGGCAAAGACCGGCGAAGGAATCCACGAGGTTCTCGAAGGTATCGTCGAGCACTTACCGCCCCCCAGCGGCGATCCTACCGCTCCGCTCAAGGCGCTAGTTTTCGACGCCTACTTCGACAAGTATCGCGGTGTGATTTTACAAGTTCGAATCATGCAAGGTACAGTCAAGCCTCGCGACAACATTCGCTTCATGCACGCTGAACGTGACTACAAGGTTGACGAACTTGGGTTCAACCAATTCAAGCTCAACCCCAAGGACAAGTTGACGGCCGGCGAAGTGGGCTACATCGTCGCCGGGGTCAAGAGTGTCCAAGACATCGAGATCGGCGATACGTTGACGCTGGTCAATCGGCCCGCTGATGCTCCGATCCCAGGATATCAGCCTGCCAAGCAGGTAGTGTTTTCATCGGTCTACCCGATGAGCACCGACGAATATCAGGATCTGACCAAGGCCCTCGAAAAACTTGCCATCAACGACGCGGCGCTGACGTACGAAAAAGACTCGTCAGCCGCCTTGGGTTTTGGTTTTCGATGTGGCTTTCTAGGACTTCTTCACCTCGATGTTATTCAGGAAAGGCTTGAACGAGAATTCGACTTGGGCTTGGTCATCTCCGCTCCTTCGGTCAAATACATTTTGACGCTTAAGGACGGCACCACGCTGAACGTCGACAATCCGACCAATTGGCCCGATCCGTCAACGATCGATTCTGCATCGGAACCCTATATCAAAGCGTCCATTCTTACCCCGGACGAATACGTAGGTTCGGTGATGGAACTGTGCCGCGAGCATCGTAGTGAAAGCCAAACGATGAACTACTTGTCGGCGGGGCGAGTGGAAGTGGTCAGCGAAATGCCATTGGGTGAAGTGCTGTTCGACTTCTACGGGAAACTAAAGATGATCACTCGCGGCTATGGCTCGTTTGACTACGAACCGATCGAGTATCGCAAAACAGACATCGTGAAGGTCGACATTCTTGTCAACAAGGAACCTATCGACGCCTTGTCCTACCTTGTGCACCGCGACAAAGCTCGAACTCGCGCGTTGCATTATTGCGAACAACTTGCCGAGGCAATTCCACGACACCAATTCAAGATTCCCATTCAAGGCGCGATTGGTGGAAGCGTGATTGCGCGATCAACCATTCAAGCGGTGCGAAAGGACGTCACTGCAAAATGCTATGGCGGTGACATATCGCGAAAGAAGAAACTGCTCGAAAAGCAAAAGAAGGGGAAGGCCAAGATGAAGCAATTCGGAAGCGTCACAATCCCGCAGAAAGCCTTCGTGTCGGTGTTGCAAACAAGCAAAGACAAGCAATAG